One genomic window of Phycisphaerales bacterium includes the following:
- a CDS encoding HEAT repeat domain-containing protein, whose translation MDRVLGALVVSICTLALTGCGGIQVGEESIVNRFLNTPQANPAELARDPYDPDARYRGTVRLTMELLEPDDRILEIFRDNLDDEYAAVRAAAARGLGVHGVAADGALLAAALNDPEPIVRRSAATGLQRIHEPEATDRLLELIEPTTEPDQNVRVEAALALGQYPQSDVVVGLVASLRSETEQSLAVHASVVRSLELLTGQDFGLDFIAWQSWIDENGSWFADQQDYVYPVFSRSRAWWEYLPWMPLPPNETSSTPIGLTRTPQ comes from the coding sequence ATGGATCGCGTCCTGGGAGCCTTGGTTGTCTCGATCTGCACGCTCGCGCTCACGGGCTGCGGCGGCATCCAGGTGGGCGAAGAGAGCATCGTGAATCGATTCCTGAACACGCCACAGGCTAATCCGGCCGAGCTGGCCCGGGATCCGTACGACCCCGACGCCCGGTATCGTGGCACGGTTCGGCTGACGATGGAATTGCTCGAGCCGGACGACCGCATCCTGGAGATCTTCCGGGACAACCTCGACGACGAGTACGCCGCAGTCCGGGCGGCCGCGGCGCGCGGGCTGGGCGTCCACGGCGTGGCGGCCGACGGGGCGCTGCTGGCCGCGGCGCTGAACGACCCGGAGCCGATCGTGCGCCGGTCGGCGGCCACGGGGCTGCAACGCATCCATGAGCCCGAGGCGACCGATCGCCTGCTCGAGTTGATCGAGCCGACGACCGAGCCCGACCAGAACGTGCGCGTCGAGGCGGCGCTGGCGCTGGGCCAGTACCCCCAGAGCGACGTGGTCGTGGGGCTGGTCGCGTCGCTGCGGTCCGAGACCGAGCAGAGCCTGGCCGTGCACGCCTCGGTCGTGCGCTCGCTCGAGCTGTTGACGGGACAAGACTTCGGGCTCGACTTCATCGCGTGGCAGAGCTGGATCGACGAAAACGGCTCTTGGTTCGCGGACCAGCAAGACTACGTCTATCCGGTGTTTAGCAGGTCGCGCGCCTGGTGGGAGTACCTGCCCTGGATGCCCTTGCCGCCCAACGAGACGAGTTCGACGCCCATTGGCTTGACCCGAACGCCCCAGTAG
- a CDS encoding ABC transporter ATP-binding protein has translation MKTPESPRASLRARGLTHRYPRQARVLGPVDAELLPGRIVALVGPNGSGKSTLLRLLAGVLIPASGSVEVGGTAIGRLGERPRAQRLALAPQRTSLAFAFTVCEYVGFGAYAAGRRSSGQPVEHAIEAMDLAGHAEAAMPRLSVGQQQRATIARALAQLGTGDLRGKVLLADEPASSLDTRHAGRLIETLRELAGRGLAVLVAAHDLPWAAAVADSGLAIADDGSVTPLAAEGLSDPEALQGVFGAAFERFSSVDGGRTVALPRLASSVRASD, from the coding sequence GTGAAGACCCCAGAGAGCCCGCGAGCCAGCCTGCGGGCCCGCGGGCTGACGCACCGGTATCCCCGGCAAGCACGGGTGCTCGGCCCGGTCGACGCGGAGCTCTTGCCCGGCCGGATCGTCGCGCTCGTCGGCCCCAACGGCTCGGGCAAATCGACGCTGTTGCGCTTGCTGGCGGGCGTCCTGATACCGGCTTCGGGTTCGGTGGAGGTCGGCGGGACGGCCATCGGCAGGCTGGGCGAGCGGCCGCGGGCCCAGCGGCTGGCGCTGGCGCCCCAACGGACGAGCCTGGCCTTCGCCTTCACGGTCTGCGAGTACGTGGGCTTCGGGGCGTACGCGGCGGGGCGGCGGAGCTCGGGCCAGCCCGTGGAGCACGCCATCGAGGCGATGGACCTCGCGGGGCACGCGGAAGCGGCGATGCCCAGGCTGAGCGTGGGCCAGCAGCAGCGCGCCACCATCGCCCGAGCGCTCGCGCAGCTCGGGACCGGCGACCTGCGCGGCAAGGTGCTGCTGGCCGACGAGCCGGCGAGCTCGCTCGACACCCGGCACGCCGGCCGGCTGATCGAGACGCTTCGAGAGCTGGCCGGGCGCGGGCTGGCGGTGCTGGTGGCGGCCCACGACCTGCCGTGGGCGGCGGCCGTGGCGGACTCTGGGCTCGCGATCGCCGATGATGGGAGCGTGACGCCGCTGGCCGCCGAAGGCCTGAGCGATCCGGAGGCGTTGCAGGGCGTGTTCGGGGCCGCCTTCGAGCGCTTCTCGAGCGTCGACGGCGGGCGAACGGTGGCTCTCCCGCGCCTGGCATCATCGGTGCGGGCTTCTGACTAG
- a CDS encoding NAD(P)H-binding protein, whose translation MDQQRNGSTTQPKGTIAVTGATGFVGGHVVRALLDRGYEVRALSHSHKDIADLRDRNAVAVTVGDINDAGVLNELVRGCTAVIHLVGIIREAKNKRFETLHVEGTRSIVKACQRNGIERYVHMSALGVSDESKTEYQKTKFKAEQEVRASGLDWTIFRPSLIHGPGGEFTEMMAQWSRGEIAPWIGMPYFRRPETEQRVPLGGVTYVDPEVQPVIVTDVAGFFVDALERQETIGEIFNLVGSERLTWPAMLEYVHEHVPHAKEGVAPLWAPADIAALQAKAAHFVGLGGLLPFDEGMATMGADDSTSSLERVEAYFDRQPKPFRESFSVYAGKL comes from the coding sequence ATGGACCAGCAGCGCAACGGCAGCACCACCCAGCCCAAGGGCACCATCGCCGTGACGGGCGCGACGGGCTTCGTCGGCGGCCACGTGGTGCGCGCCCTGCTCGACCGCGGGTACGAGGTCCGGGCCCTGAGCCACTCGCATAAGGACATCGCCGACCTTCGCGATCGCAACGCCGTCGCCGTCACCGTGGGCGACATCAACGACGCGGGCGTGCTCAACGAGCTGGTCCGCGGCTGCACTGCGGTGATCCATCTGGTCGGCATCATCCGCGAGGCCAAGAACAAGCGCTTCGAGACGCTGCACGTCGAGGGCACGCGCAGCATCGTCAAGGCGTGCCAGCGGAATGGCATCGAACGCTACGTGCACATGTCCGCGCTCGGCGTCAGCGACGAGTCCAAGACCGAGTATCAGAAGACCAAGTTCAAGGCCGAGCAAGAGGTCCGCGCGTCGGGCCTCGATTGGACCATCTTCCGGCCCTCGCTCATCCACGGCCCGGGCGGCGAGTTTACGGAGATGATGGCCCAGTGGAGCCGCGGCGAGATCGCACCCTGGATCGGCATGCCCTACTTCCGGCGTCCCGAGACCGAGCAGCGCGTGCCGCTGGGCGGCGTCACCTATGTCGACCCCGAGGTCCAGCCCGTCATCGTGACCGACGTGGCGGGCTTCTTCGTCGACGCCCTGGAGCGCCAGGAGACCATCGGCGAGATCTTCAACCTCGTCGGTTCCGAGCGGCTCACGTGGCCGGCCATGCTTGAGTACGTCCACGAGCACGTGCCCCATGCGAAGGAGGGCGTTGCACCGCTGTGGGCGCCCGCCGACATCGCTGCCCTGCAGGCCAAGGCCGCGCACTTCGTGGGCTTGGGCGGGCTGCTTCCATTCGATGAGGGCATGGCCACCATGGGCGCCGACGACTCGACCTCCTCGCTCGAACGCGTCGAGGCCTACTTCGATCGCCAGCCGAAGCCGTTCCGCGAGTCGTTCTCGGTCTACGCGGGCAAGCTCTAG